From candidate division WOR-3 bacterium, a single genomic window includes:
- the gcvT gene encoding glycine cleavage system aminomethyltransferase GcvT, with product MEEKKLRRTPFYEFHIESKAKMIPFAGYEMPLQYEGIIKEAIHTRRVLSIFDVSHMGEIEVEGKDALNFLYYITSNDPSKLKYGKVQYSILLTERGTCVDDLLIYRMEDKFLCVVNAANRFKDFEYMKEMSKNFKDVVIKDRSEEIFQLAIQGPRAQPFVEEFFDRSFSDVKFYNFLEINFMNKKLILSRTGYTGEDGFEIYGEKKFALDFLEEIIKKGAKFNLKPAGLGARDILRLEMGYSLYGNELTEDITPVEAGLEKFIKIEKDKFLGKEILLNQMQGNIEKKLIGLVSDEMKGVPRKGAEVFYKSEKAGFITSGAYSPFLDKNIALSYIKKEFLNFSEFDLLIRDKKIRFVKESLPFVKVTSIKR from the coding sequence ATGGAAGAGAAAAAATTAAGAAGAACTCCCTTCTATGAATTTCATATAGAAAGTAAAGCCAAAATGATTCCATTTGCAGGATATGAGATGCCGCTTCAGTATGAGGGAATAATAAAAGAAGCAATCCATACAAGAAGGGTTTTATCAATATTTGATGTATCTCACATGGGAGAAATTGAAGTTGAGGGAAAAGATGCTCTTAATTTTTTATACTATATAACTTCAAATGACCCCTCAAAATTAAAATACGGAAAAGTCCAGTATTCTATACTTTTAACTGAAAGGGGAACTTGTGTAGATGACCTTTTAATTTACAGGATGGAGGATAAATTTCTATGTGTGGTAAATGCAGCAAATAGATTTAAAGATTTTGAGTATATGAAAGAAATGAGTAAGAATTTTAAAGATGTTGTAATAAAGGATAGATCAGAGGAAATTTTCCAGCTTGCAATCCAGGGGCCAAGAGCCCAACCCTTTGTTGAAGAATTTTTTGATAGGTCCTTTTCTGACGTTAAATTTTATAATTTCCTTGAAATAAATTTTATGAATAAAAAACTGATTTTATCAAGAACAGGTTATACAGGTGAGGATGGTTTTGAGATATATGGTGAAAAAAAATTTGCCCTTGATTTTTTAGAGGAAATAATAAAAAAGGGAGCAAAGTTTAACTTAAAACCAGCAGGACTTGGAGCAAGAGATATATTGAGATTGGAAATGGGTTATTCTTTATACGGAAATGAGCTAACAGAAGATATAACACCCGTAGAAGCAGGTCTTGAGAAATTCATAAAAATTGAAAAGGATAAATTCCTTGGAAAAGAAATTCTTTTAAATCAAATGCAGGGTAATATTGAGAAAAAATTAATAGGTCTTGTTTCTGATGAGATGAAAGGTGTTCCACGAAAAGGTGCTGAGGTATTTTATAAATCTGAAAAAGCTGGTTTTATAACTTCAGGAGCTTATTCCCCATTCTTAGATAAAAATATAGCACTATCTTATATTAAAAAAGAGTTTTTAAATTTTTCAGAGTTTGATCTTTTGATAAGAGATAAAAAAA